CATTTTTTCTTGTTCTTTTTTTAGTTCTCATAGCATTTAATATCAACAATATTATCTACGCAGCAACACTTATAGGCTTTATAGCAGCTGCTATCACCATCTCCATGAAAGAGTATCTTCAAAGCATAGTAGCGTGGATGCATCTCTCTTTTGGTGGTTCTGTAAAGATTGGAGATAGAGTTTTACTATATATGAACAACAATCCAATTATTGGCGAGATTATAGATATCTCTCCTTTTAAAATGACCATCTATGAAAGCATTAACAACACTACATCCTTGCAACTAAAAAGAGCTGGCAGAGTCGTTTTTGTACCAAACAACTACTTTGTAACTAACTACGTTTATAACTACACGCATGACAAGATGAAGACCATCTATGACCTTATAGAGTTTCGAATTCCTTTTGCATCTGATACCGCAAAAGTTGAAGAAATAACGAACGAAATAACGCTTGAAGTAACTGAGAGATACATGGAAGTAGCATCAAAGCAGTACGGACATCTTAAAAAACGTTATGATATGCGTTCTCGTGACTTTAGACCTCGTATTCATCTCATTCCAGACCCAATAGAGCCATGTTTTACACTCTATGTTTGGTATGTAACGCCATATCATCAAATAATGGAGCTAAAATCTCAACTCAGTCAAAAGATAGTTAAAAGACTTCATAAAGAGGGTATAGAGTTCTATGTTAAAAAATAATACTATGTTACATATAAAAGAGAGTCTCGATAAACTACACCTAGAGGACCTAAAAAACGAAGTTCATCCATCACTTTTTGATGTAAATGATGAGTATGACCTCCTTATTGTGCGGCTCCCCATCGTTGAAGATGAGTTAAAATTTCGCTCAGTTGGTTTTATCATCACAGAAGAGTATAGTTTTTTGTACGATAGAGCAGAGGGAGAGCTTAAAAAACTAGATGATAAGTTTGTAACTACGCACAATATTTTAAATAAAATTATTGACAAACTACTAAAGACTTTTGAGAGATACAGAGAGACAATAGCCGACATAGAAGAAGATCTATATGACAGTAAAAACATGAATAGTTTTATAAACAAATGGCTAGAGCTAAAAAGGGACATACTTCGCATAGAGAGAATTCTTATGCATACGTCAGAAACTATGGATGAGATGATAGAGCATTATGAAAAGAGAGATGATTTTCCCATAAATAACTACATGAATCTTCACGAACACATAACTAGAACTCTTCGCTCAGCAACACTTCAGTATTCAAAACTAGACTATCTATATAGTTTTTACACCGCTCGCATCAACGACAAAA
This sequence is a window from Sulfurimonas hongkongensis. Protein-coding genes within it:
- a CDS encoding CorA family divalent cation transporter, whose protein sequence is MLKNNTMLHIKESLDKLHLEDLKNEVHPSLFDVNDEYDLLIVRLPIVEDELKFRSVGFIITEEYSFLYDRAEGELKKLDDKFVTTHNILNKIIDKLLKTFERYRETIADIEEDLYDSKNMNSFINKWLELKRDILRIERILMHTSETMDEMIEHYEKRDDFPINNYMNLHEHITRTLRSATLQYSKLDYLYSFYTARINDKMNHLIYTLTIISAIFLPLNLIVGFFGINTSGLPFTDGTNGTLGVVTIIVFVSILSALIINFVKKGGKSL